The nucleotide sequence GCTGAAGGCGCGTCCGATCTATTTCGTCGCCGAGCACAGCGAAAAGCATGCCGAGGCAGACGACGCCGCAAAGCGGACGGCGGCCGAATGAGCGCGGCCGCGGGCCTGCGGCGGATCTGGCTCTGCGCCGACGATTACGGCATCAGCCCGGGCGTCAACCGCGCCATCCGCGACCTCATCGAACGCGGCCGTCTCAACGCCACCTCGGTGATGATGGTCGGACCTGCGATCGAGCGCAGCGAGGTGGAAGCGCTTCAGGCTTCGGCAAAGGACAGCCCGCGCTGCGCGATCGGATTGCACGTGACGCTGTCGGCGCCGTTCCGGCCGCTCACCATGCATTTCCGCCCGCTCGACGGCGACATGTTCATGCCGTTTCCGAAGCTGTTGCGCGCAGGCCTTGCGCGCACGCTCGACCGCGAATTCTTTCGCAACGAGGTGAAGGCGCAGCTCGCCGCCTTCACCGAAGCGTTCGGTCGCGTGCCCGACTTCGTCGACGGCCATCAGCATGTGCAGCTCTATCCGCAGGTGCGCGACGGTTTTGTCGACGCGGTCAGCGAAGTCGCGCCGAACGCCTGGGTGCGCCAGGGCGGCCGCGACCTGCCGCTGGCGCAGCGGCTCGCTTCACCAAAGGCCATGGTGCTCGATATCCTCAGCGCGCAATTCCGCCGCCGTGCCGGCAGCGCCGGCCTCGGCTTCAACCCCGGCTTCGCCGGCGCCTATGACTTCACGCGGGCGGCCGATTTCGGCGAGCTGATGCGGCAATTCCTGGACGGCCTCCCCGACGGCGGCCTCGTGATGTGCCACCCCGGTTTCGTCGACGAAATCCTCACCGGCCTCGACCCGATGACGGATGTCCGCGAGCGCGAGCACGCCTATCTCACGGGCGATGCCTTCGCACGCCTGCTCACGGAACGCGGCGTCACGCTGGGGTGAAACCGGCGGAAAACAAGCGACGGGGGCAGCTTGTCGCATACCGAAATTTAATATGGCCGGCACTGTTGGGGCCACAATGGAACCCTACATCTGCCTCGCGCTTGGTTTGCGCGAGGGAGATTGATCATGACGCCGCAGGAACGCCAGCTCGTTGACGAGCTTTTCGACCGGCTTTCGAAACTGGAAAACGCACCGCGCGATCCCGATGCGATCGCCGCGATCTCCGATGGCCTGCGGAAGGCCCCCGGCGCTGTCTATGCGCTGGTGCAGACCACGCTGTTGCAGGACGAAGCGCTGAAGCGCGCCCATCACCGCATCCAGGAGCTTGAAGCGGCCCAAGCGCCCGAGCAAGCGCAGTCCGGCGGCTTCCTCGACACCATGCGTGACACGCTGTTC is from Bradyrhizobium xenonodulans and encodes:
- a CDS encoding ChbG/HpnK family deacetylase produces the protein MSAAAGLRRIWLCADDYGISPGVNRAIRDLIERGRLNATSVMMVGPAIERSEVEALQASAKDSPRCAIGLHVTLSAPFRPLTMHFRPLDGDMFMPFPKLLRAGLARTLDREFFRNEVKAQLAAFTEAFGRVPDFVDGHQHVQLYPQVRDGFVDAVSEVAPNAWVRQGGRDLPLAQRLASPKAMVLDILSAQFRRRAGSAGLGFNPGFAGAYDFTRAADFGELMRQFLDGLPDGGLVMCHPGFVDEILTGLDPMTDVREREHAYLTGDAFARLLTERGVTLG